One stretch of Labrenzia sp. CE80 DNA includes these proteins:
- a CDS encoding IS3 family transposase (programmed frameshift), whose product MAIKRPKPEEIVVKLRQVEVLMGQGMARIDAIRQTGVTEQTYYRWKKKYGGMGTEQLKELKRLQKENERLRRAVSDLTLDKLILSEAAKGKLLSPSRRRACIDHVRSSMSVSERRACRVLGQYRSTQRRVPQGRADEELLVSDMIELTRQYGLYGYRRIAALLREAGWQVNDKRVERLWRREGLKVPTKQAKKGRLWLNDGSCVRLRPKYRNHVWSYDFVHHRTDDGRVFRTLNILDEYSRECLAIRVKRKLNSTEVIDALTDLFILRGVPAYIRSDNGPEFVAKAVRDWIKAVGARTAYIEPGSPWENGYCESFNARLRDELLNGEIFTSLREAQIIIESWRKHYNTKRPQSALGYRPPAPEAIVPMDQMPSMH is encoded by the exons ATGGCGATCAAGCGACCAAAGCCGGAAGAGATTGTCGTGAAGTTGCGACAAGTTGAAGTGTTGATGGGGCAAGGCATGGCCCGGATTGATGCGATCAGACAGACCGGTGTGACTGAGCAGACCTATTACCGCTGGAAGAAGAAGTATGGTGGAATGGGCACGGAACAACTCAAGGAACTGAAGCGGCTCCAGAAGGAAAACGAGCGGCTGAGACGGGCCGTATCGGATCTGACGCTGGACAAGTTGATCTTGTCGGAAGCCGCAA AAGGGAAACTTCTAAGCCCTTCGCGCCGCCGTGCTTGCATTGATCATGTGCGAAGCTCGATGAGCGTTTCTGAACGTCGGGCATGTCGTGTTCTGGGCCAGTATCGCTCTACTCAACGACGCGTGCCACAGGGCCGTGCCGATGAAGAGCTGCTGGTCTCGGACATGATCGAACTGACCCGCCAGTATGGCCTATACGGGTATCGTCGAATTGCTGCTCTGCTGAGAGAGGCAGGCTGGCAGGTGAACGACAAACGTGTCGAGCGCCTGTGGCGACGTGAAGGGCTGAAGGTACCGACAAAACAAGCAAAGAAGGGCCGCCTGTGGCTAAACGATGGTTCGTGCGTTCGTCTTCGACCGAAGTATCGTAATCACGTCTGGTCTTATGACTTCGTACATCATCGAACCGACGATGGCAGGGTGTTCCGGACATTGAATATCCTGGACGAATACAGCCGGGAATGTCTGGCCATCCGCGTGAAGCGGAAGCTGAACTCGACCGAGGTGATTGATGCTCTGACCGACCTGTTCATCCTCCGGGGCGTGCCTGCTTACATCAGGTCAGACAACGGCCCTGAGTTCGTTGCCAAAGCCGTCAGGGACTGGATCAAGGCCGTTGGAGCCAGGACCGCCTACATCGAACCTGGCTCGCCCTGGGAGAACGGATACTGTGAGAGCTTCAATGCGCGCTTGCGCGATGAATTGCTGAACGGAGAGATATTCACCTCCCTGCGGGAGGCTCAAATAATCATCGAAAGTTGGAGGAAGCATTACAACACCAAACGACCCCAAAGTGCATTGGGCTACCGCCCGCCGGCTCCTGAAGCCATCGTCCCGATGGACCAAATGCCAAGCATGCACTAA
- a CDS encoding glycosyl hydrolase family 8, translated as MRFDRLPKLVIRVGIVAVLQTVCVLSILAEAKVPRQGTISQDEWFSYVSHFVTAGGRVVDTANGNISHSESQGYGLLLAYLADDHATFDQIWSFTETNMWLRDDDLVVWKWDPAATPPIQDVNNASDGDMLIAYSLALAARAWGRRDFASAAKRIANAIDTTLIFNFEEKWLLRSAAAGFSAKDRSDGPVINLSYWIFEAIPVLAELTEKDHWSELSFSGVQLVKDARFGSYELPSDWISLRDGVVPATGFPTEFSYNAFRIPLYLARSGYVSRELLNPFLRAMNQPGAGVPVINVNTGKTSETLTDPGYIAIGAALECILEGKPLPDEVKMFKPTSYYPSTLHLLVLSFLSEEYPGCL; from the coding sequence GTGAGGTTCGATCGGCTTCCAAAATTGGTCATTCGCGTCGGTATTGTGGCCGTGCTGCAAACGGTTTGCGTGCTGTCGATTTTGGCCGAGGCGAAGGTGCCTAGGCAAGGTACTATCAGTCAGGACGAATGGTTCTCCTACGTCTCGCATTTTGTGACGGCCGGAGGGCGGGTCGTCGACACTGCAAATGGCAACATCAGCCATAGCGAGAGCCAGGGCTACGGACTTTTGCTCGCCTATCTTGCTGATGATCACGCGACTTTTGACCAGATCTGGTCTTTCACCGAAACCAACATGTGGCTACGGGATGACGATCTTGTTGTGTGGAAATGGGACCCTGCGGCTACTCCGCCAATTCAGGATGTGAACAACGCATCCGATGGAGACATGCTCATCGCTTACAGTTTGGCACTGGCAGCCAGGGCCTGGGGGCGACGTGACTTTGCCTCCGCCGCCAAGCGGATCGCCAATGCAATCGACACAACGCTGATCTTCAATTTCGAGGAAAAATGGCTTTTGCGGTCGGCTGCGGCGGGCTTCAGTGCAAAGGATCGCTCGGACGGTCCGGTAATCAATTTGTCCTACTGGATCTTCGAGGCTATCCCGGTTCTTGCCGAGCTGACGGAGAAGGATCACTGGTCCGAACTTTCCTTTAGCGGAGTGCAACTCGTCAAAGACGCAAGATTTGGCTCATATGAATTGCCCAGCGACTGGATAAGCCTGCGCGATGGCGTTGTACCTGCAACCGGTTTTCCAACTGAGTTCAGCTACAATGCATTCAGAATTCCGCTGTATCTCGCCCGGTCCGGCTACGTCTCCCGGGAGCTGTTAAATCCCTTCCTGAGGGCGATGAACCAGCCAGGAGCAGGCGTTCCTGTGATCAACGTGAATACCGGCAAGACAAGCGAAACGTTAACGGACCCGGGCTATATTGCCATCGGCGCGGCGCTCGAATGCATACTGGAGGGTAAACCCCTGCCGGACGAGGTGAAGATGTTCAAACCGACAAGTTATTACCCGTCGACGCTGCATCTTCTCGTCTTGTCATTTCTTTCTGAAGAGTATCCGGGTTGTCTATGA
- a CDS encoding cellulose biosynthesis cyclic di-GMP-binding regulatory protein BcsB: MDPERSGTAGPVQTAPDALPDIPYLKEPGGPETPQRPYPQQSFPTATGAAALQPPGSFRRFVLPDAEWKMRGEMATRSWSLVLTPLQAVTEAKLQLTYQNAILVAPEASRLQLSINGTPVLLERISSPDRPKKLEVAIPKGLLKAGVNVFNISADQRHRTDCSIESTYELWTDIDPSQTFLHFDNAAAAHLNRVAEIAALGNNGAGRTAIQIVAPDSGARAPRDGLMRLAQNIALIADMPRQSISIVSSPQGDAALTVYFGTYDLLSSFTGVEKYLGNAQAASFMDLPERERSALLISGANWAEVERAIDAVAAVAAQVASNESTDRLSTQNRLYPDPPLIRDAARFRFSDLGLITREFSGRQFRSELSFGLPADFYAHAYGQFTLLLDAAYAPSVLPGSHIDIYVNGEIAANIPITESGGSIMNSYPVKIPVRHARPGLNTITIEASFKTQADEVCAAGETGNQNQRFVLFDTSEVVFPKFARIGRLPDLASFASFGAPYGEGETKTSLVLGDAQTNTLSAAATLLSRLAVASGKPLPVEMVAQNAEPAGYGAIFVGRIANLPIPALMQVGLGDVVKSTWAESAPSQTAPLGKLPDNQQTLEAWRKKIIDQGWRGRISSFLQNLQNSIDLSQQNLSLTPGAGKTYNPPVGANLLVAQNIALRGEGAWTIVAAPNGQDLSQNLDSLLDHWDDLSGQISALNSATGEFQTSHASLVEFQITQPLSFSNLRLIITNWVSINIVVFGLFFLVLVVLLGLAAAGVLRVFGRQS; encoded by the coding sequence ATGGATCCTGAGCGTTCAGGCACAGCGGGGCCGGTTCAGACGGCACCGGATGCGCTCCCTGACATACCCTATCTTAAAGAACCGGGCGGACCTGAAACTCCTCAACGGCCGTATCCCCAACAGAGTTTTCCAACAGCGACAGGTGCGGCGGCATTACAGCCGCCCGGAAGCTTTCGTAGATTTGTACTTCCGGATGCTGAATGGAAGATGCGGGGAGAAATGGCGACGCGTTCCTGGTCGCTTGTGTTAACACCTCTGCAGGCAGTTACCGAAGCAAAGCTGCAGTTAACCTATCAAAATGCGATCCTTGTTGCGCCCGAGGCATCGCGGTTGCAGCTTTCGATTAACGGTACACCAGTTTTGTTGGAGCGCATTTCTTCACCGGACCGGCCCAAAAAATTGGAGGTCGCGATACCAAAAGGTCTGCTCAAGGCTGGGGTAAATGTTTTCAACATTTCTGCGGATCAGCGGCACAGAACCGACTGTAGTATTGAATCGACCTACGAACTTTGGACTGATATCGACCCAAGTCAAACGTTCTTGCATTTTGACAATGCCGCGGCGGCCCACTTGAATCGGGTCGCAGAAATTGCTGCGTTAGGGAACAATGGCGCTGGCCGAACCGCCATTCAGATCGTCGCCCCGGACTCCGGTGCTCGAGCGCCGCGCGATGGTCTCATGAGACTGGCGCAGAACATCGCTCTGATCGCTGACATGCCGCGCCAGTCAATTTCAATTGTGTCATCGCCTCAAGGCGATGCGGCCCTGACGGTTTATTTCGGCACCTACGATCTTCTTTCCAGTTTCACAGGTGTCGAAAAGTACCTTGGCAACGCTCAGGCGGCATCCTTTATGGATCTGCCTGAAAGAGAACGATCGGCTCTTCTTATCTCAGGGGCGAACTGGGCCGAGGTGGAAAGGGCTATCGATGCCGTTGCGGCCGTTGCAGCTCAAGTTGCCTCAAATGAGTCAACCGATCGACTCAGTACCCAGAACAGGCTTTATCCAGATCCACCTTTGATACGCGATGCCGCTCGGTTCCGGTTTTCAGACCTAGGCCTTATCACTCGAGAGTTCTCCGGACGACAATTTCGCAGCGAGCTTTCGTTTGGATTGCCTGCAGACTTCTATGCGCACGCTTATGGCCAATTCACGCTGCTGCTCGATGCCGCTTACGCCCCGAGTGTCCTTCCCGGAAGCCATATTGATATCTACGTCAATGGTGAGATCGCCGCCAATATCCCGATCACCGAGAGCGGCGGCTCAATCATGAACAGCTACCCGGTGAAGATACCAGTCCGCCACGCCCGGCCAGGTCTCAATACCATCACGATTGAAGCGAGTTTCAAGACACAAGCAGACGAGGTCTGCGCTGCCGGGGAAACCGGAAACCAGAACCAACGTTTCGTTTTGTTCGACACAAGTGAGGTAGTCTTTCCCAAGTTTGCGCGCATCGGACGTCTGCCCGATTTGGCATCTTTCGCCAGCTTCGGTGCTCCCTATGGCGAAGGTGAGACTAAAACCAGCTTGGTACTTGGAGATGCGCAGACGAACACTCTGTCGGCAGCTGCGACGCTGCTCTCTCGTCTCGCCGTCGCATCTGGCAAGCCCTTGCCGGTTGAGATGGTAGCGCAAAACGCAGAACCTGCCGGATATGGGGCAATTTTCGTTGGCAGGATCGCGAATTTGCCGATCCCAGCATTGATGCAAGTTGGTCTTGGTGACGTCGTAAAATCGACCTGGGCGGAATCTGCACCCTCACAGACGGCGCCTTTAGGTAAACTTCCTGACAATCAGCAAACTCTGGAGGCTTGGCGAAAGAAGATCATCGATCAAGGTTGGCGTGGCCGCATCTCTTCCTTTTTGCAAAACCTCCAAAACAGTATCGATCTTTCGCAACAAAATCTCAGTCTTACACCAGGAGCTGGAAAAACCTACAATCCTCCTGTCGGTGCGAACCTGCTGGTCGCGCAGAACATTGCACTGCGTGGAGAGGGCGCCTGGACGATTGTGGCAGCCCCCAATGGGCAGGATCTCTCTCAGAATCTGGATAGCCTGCTCGACCACTGGGATGACCTTTCAGGACAGATAAGCGCTCTGAATTCTGCGACTGGTGAGTTTCAGACATCGCATGCGAGTTTGGTAGAGTTCCAAATTACGCAACCTCTTTCCTTCAGCAACCTGCGCCTGATCATTACGAACTGGGTTTCGATCAACATCGTCGTATTTGGGCTGTTTTTCCTAGTTCTTGTAGTTCTTCTTGGTTTGGCCGCTGCTGGTGTCCTTCGAGTTTTCGGGAGGCAATCGTGA
- a CDS encoding tetratricopeptide repeat protein, giving the protein MILGAGFSAHAVFSAEKPWPYSDQANPSGAGQKTIVQAQISAPGHLAAAEKTASRGSSDPTQLPSSDLAGLRYFAQSGDTKRLKKEIERLQEIYPDWSPPEDLTSLSIVSDPELTHMWKVFAEGKYPELRRLIDERKAAEPGWIAPKDLLEKLSFAEARSRLINASHLEQYDTVIRIAAANADLLTCANVDIMWRLAEAFTKTGVDGRAKEAYFYILQNCNVPSERVATIQKALALLPEVDVDQLIVEERLRADGTPEFETVRDDLARLNITRSLKDGKAANPDDLQKIEKLAQQKNAGEDALLLGWYFLERKLFQTAESWFRQATARSDTEEAAQGLGLALLGLDKPIEAEKVLNPWWQASARSQANYLASASAILAREPRAKIDEDTFRTIVLAVTRAKDGKAARQIGWYAYENDQAATASQWFQVALTWEPDDEAAAYGLALSLRKSGDQKQLAALIAKWSARSKKIAALEPTATRASVGPSKVGSATAGSDCTRFVPPSALSPATAVARGWCLLNKNRPIEAVDVFAVALSSKNERTRSDAAYGQSLAYLRLGLVNQASVSATQASQSPERSRELTLDILSKRAGAAFEAGRYTEALIALDERRRYEPEQFDLMVLRGYAYLQLKRYEDALQVFEAVASAGFSKGKRGISDTLALRDAKKKNSTSN; this is encoded by the coding sequence TTGATCCTTGGTGCCGGCTTTTCCGCACACGCCGTTTTTTCGGCGGAAAAGCCGTGGCCTTACAGCGATCAGGCTAATCCCTCTGGGGCTGGGCAAAAGACAATTGTGCAAGCTCAAATCTCGGCGCCTGGTCACCTTGCCGCTGCCGAGAAAACAGCATCTCGCGGTAGTTCAGATCCAACGCAGCTGCCTTCTTCGGACCTTGCGGGTCTTCGATATTTTGCCCAATCGGGTGACACAAAGCGCTTAAAGAAAGAAATTGAGCGCCTTCAGGAAATCTATCCTGATTGGAGTCCACCAGAGGACCTAACATCTCTAAGCATCGTCAGCGATCCCGAGCTGACACATATGTGGAAGGTCTTCGCCGAAGGAAAATATCCTGAACTGCGCCGATTGATCGACGAGAGAAAAGCCGCCGAACCCGGCTGGATCGCGCCCAAAGATCTGCTTGAGAAACTGTCGTTTGCCGAAGCCCGTAGCCGTCTAATAAACGCGTCTCACCTCGAACAGTACGACACAGTCATTCGTATAGCCGCCGCCAATGCGGATCTACTGACTTGTGCAAATGTCGACATCATGTGGCGTCTAGCGGAGGCCTTCACTAAGACGGGAGTGGATGGCCGGGCCAAGGAAGCCTATTTCTACATTCTGCAGAACTGCAATGTTCCTTCCGAGCGGGTTGCGACGATCCAGAAAGCGCTGGCTTTGCTGCCAGAAGTTGATGTCGATCAGCTTATTGTCGAGGAAAGGTTGAGGGCGGATGGAACCCCCGAATTTGAGACCGTCCGCGATGATCTTGCCCGCCTGAACATCACACGGAGTCTAAAGGATGGCAAGGCCGCCAACCCGGACGATTTGCAAAAGATAGAAAAACTAGCGCAACAGAAAAATGCAGGCGAAGACGCGCTTTTGTTGGGTTGGTATTTCCTGGAACGAAAGCTATTTCAGACGGCTGAAAGCTGGTTTCGGCAAGCTACCGCACGGAGCGATACCGAAGAAGCAGCTCAGGGCTTAGGGCTAGCACTCCTGGGTTTGGACAAGCCTATCGAGGCAGAAAAAGTACTGAATCCGTGGTGGCAAGCTTCGGCAAGGAGCCAAGCAAATTACCTGGCTTCGGCATCCGCCATCTTGGCACGGGAGCCCAGGGCAAAAATAGACGAGGACACATTTAGGACGATAGTCCTCGCAGTCACGCGTGCGAAGGATGGCAAAGCCGCACGGCAAATCGGCTGGTATGCTTATGAGAACGACCAAGCTGCAACGGCTTCACAGTGGTTTCAAGTGGCCTTGACTTGGGAACCGGACGACGAAGCGGCCGCCTATGGGTTAGCATTGTCATTGAGGAAAAGCGGCGATCAGAAGCAACTTGCTGCGCTGATAGCCAAATGGTCGGCGCGGTCAAAAAAAATCGCCGCCCTTGAACCCACGGCAACACGAGCCAGCGTTGGGCCAAGTAAGGTCGGCTCCGCAACAGCCGGTTCTGATTGCACCAGATTTGTTCCGCCATCCGCGCTTTCGCCGGCTACTGCCGTTGCTCGTGGCTGGTGTCTTTTGAACAAGAACCGGCCTATTGAGGCGGTCGATGTATTCGCTGTGGCGCTTTCGTCAAAAAACGAGCGGACACGCAGCGACGCGGCTTACGGGCAGAGTCTCGCTTATCTCCGACTTGGTCTTGTCAATCAAGCATCTGTTTCCGCGACACAAGCAAGCCAGTCTCCAGAAAGGTCACGTGAGCTTACGCTCGATATCTTGTCGAAGCGGGCAGGTGCCGCGTTTGAGGCGGGGCGCTACACAGAAGCGCTGATAGCGCTCGATGAACGCCGCAGATATGAGCCGGAGCAGTTCGATTTGATGGTGCTGCGCGGCTATGCCTATTTGCAATTGAAGCGGTATGAAGATGCGCTACAGGTCTTCGAGGCGGTAGCCTCGGCCGGCTTCAGCAAGGGAAAACGCGGGATTTCAGATACACTTGCGCTACGAGATGCGAAGAAGAAGAATTCGACCAGCAATTAA
- the bcsA gene encoding UDP-forming cellulose synthase catalytic subunit, with protein sequence MTKIIKLFIWMILTACFVLLITLPISSQAQLSVDVIIIVSMIILKMVAPKGSLRLVVLTLGSAIVLRYLYWRTTSTLPPVTELQDFIPGVLLYIAELYSIMMLGLSMFIVAMPLDSRPPRRLRDDDDLPAVDIFIPTYNEDEELLAGTIAAAKGIEYPADKLVVWVLDDGGTLQKRNSSKLQDAHAAQSRHESLNRLCADLGARYLTRERNEHAKAGNLNNALAHSSGEVVVVFDADHAPTRDFLIETVGHFNDDPKLFLVQTPHFFLNPDPLERNLRTFEKMPSENEMFYGIIQRGLDKWNASFFCGSAALLRRKALEETEGFSGVTITEDCETALTLHARGWNSIYIDRPLIAGLQPATFASFIGQRSRWAQGMMQILRFHFPLTKLGLSFPQMLCYLSSTLFWLFPFARTIFLVAPLFYIFFDLHIFEASGKDFFVYTSVYMIVNMIMQNYLYGRFRWPLISELYEYIQTVHLLPAVISTILNPSKPTFNVTAKDESISHSRLSELSLPFFLIFGVLLAGVVVTLVRLYTEPFKSDITIVVGAWNFLNLVLAGCALGVVSERGERQSTRRIKVNRRCEIRVGDEWLPATVNDVSVRGARIDVLGKIARTVSEGEEIEMRLSPHADLAEDTLPIEVRHIQNTAEGATFGCRYATRNAEHHRLITDLVFANSEQWSAFQTGRRANPGVLGGILKFLRISLYQTARGLSYLATGFRTPKTPPRSIAPSEGRV encoded by the coding sequence ATGACCAAGATTATCAAACTATTTATTTGGATGATATTGACGGCTTGCTTCGTGCTACTGATCACTTTGCCGATCAGTTCTCAAGCGCAGCTTTCCGTCGACGTGATTATCATCGTTTCAATGATCATTTTGAAGATGGTTGCACCGAAGGGAAGTCTGCGACTTGTTGTGCTTACATTGGGCTCGGCTATCGTGCTGCGGTACCTATACTGGCGTACGACAAGCACCTTGCCGCCGGTAACAGAGCTTCAGGATTTCATTCCAGGCGTTCTTTTATATATCGCTGAACTCTACAGTATTATGATGCTTGGCTTGAGTATGTTTATTGTCGCCATGCCGCTTGACTCGCGTCCTCCGCGTCGTCTGAGAGACGATGACGACTTGCCGGCAGTCGATATTTTCATCCCAACCTACAACGAAGATGAAGAGCTGCTTGCTGGAACCATTGCTGCCGCGAAGGGTATTGAATATCCAGCGGACAAGTTGGTTGTCTGGGTCCTAGACGACGGCGGCACACTTCAAAAGCGCAACTCCAGCAAATTGCAGGATGCGCATGCAGCGCAGAGCCGACATGAATCCTTGAATCGGCTGTGTGCGGACCTTGGCGCTCGCTATTTGACCCGTGAGCGCAACGAGCATGCGAAAGCGGGCAACTTGAACAATGCACTTGCGCATTCTTCAGGAGAGGTGGTCGTTGTTTTCGACGCCGACCATGCCCCAACCCGCGACTTTCTTATCGAAACGGTAGGGCATTTCAACGACGATCCGAAGCTCTTCCTAGTGCAGACACCGCACTTTTTTCTCAATCCGGATCCTCTTGAACGAAACCTGCGCACATTTGAGAAGATGCCTTCAGAGAACGAAATGTTCTACGGCATCATTCAAAGAGGTCTGGACAAGTGGAATGCTTCGTTCTTTTGCGGTTCTGCGGCTTTGTTGCGGCGCAAAGCTCTGGAGGAAACGGAAGGTTTCAGCGGGGTCACCATCACCGAAGACTGTGAGACTGCGCTGACACTTCACGCTCGTGGATGGAACAGCATCTATATCGACAGGCCTCTGATCGCAGGTTTGCAGCCGGCGACCTTCGCAAGCTTCATTGGTCAGCGAAGCCGTTGGGCACAAGGGATGATGCAAATTCTGCGGTTTCACTTCCCGCTCACCAAGCTGGGTCTCAGCTTCCCCCAGATGCTTTGCTATCTCTCTTCGACTTTGTTTTGGCTCTTTCCTTTCGCCCGCACCATTTTTCTGGTGGCTCCACTATTTTACATATTTTTCGATCTGCACATTTTCGAGGCGTCAGGCAAAGACTTCTTTGTCTATACATCCGTCTACATGATCGTGAATATGATCATGCAGAACTACCTGTACGGACGTTTCAGATGGCCGCTGATCTCGGAGCTCTATGAATACATTCAGACAGTGCATCTGCTGCCCGCGGTGATCTCTACTATCCTCAACCCAAGCAAGCCGACGTTTAACGTCACAGCAAAGGACGAGTCGATTTCTCATAGCAGACTCTCGGAGCTGAGCCTGCCATTCTTTCTGATTTTTGGTGTCTTGCTAGCGGGGGTCGTCGTTACCCTGGTGCGTCTCTACACAGAACCCTTTAAATCCGACATTACCATCGTTGTCGGCGCCTGGAATTTTCTCAATCTCGTTTTGGCAGGGTGTGCGCTGGGGGTCGTTTCTGAACGAGGTGAGCGCCAGTCGACACGGCGTATCAAGGTGAATCGCCGGTGCGAGATCAGAGTTGGAGATGAGTGGCTTCCGGCGACTGTCAACGACGTATCGGTGAGAGGCGCACGGATCGACGTTTTGGGTAAAATCGCCCGGACGGTCTCCGAAGGCGAAGAGATAGAGATGCGGCTTTCGCCGCACGCGGACCTTGCTGAAGACACTTTGCCGATAGAGGTTCGGCATATCCAGAACACTGCTGAAGGTGCCACCTTCGGCTGCCGTTATGCGACAAGAAATGCGGAGCATCATCGTCTTATCACCGATCTTGTTTTCGCAAACTCGGAGCAATGGAGTGCGTTTCAAACCGGGCGCCGGGCCAATCCCGGCGTGCTTGGCGGAATATTGAAATTCTTACGAATTTCACTCTACCAGACAGCCCGAGGGCTCTCTTATCTTGCCACGGGCTTCCGTACGCCGAAAACGCCTCCGCGTTCGATCGCGCCATCGGAGGGCCGCGTGTGA